A window of Citrus sinensis cultivar Valencia sweet orange chromosome 7, DVS_A1.0, whole genome shotgun sequence contains these coding sequences:
- the LOC102630380 gene encoding 25.3 kDa vesicle transport protein — MVKMTMIARVTDGLPLAEGLDDGRDLRDAEMYKQQVKALFKNLSRGQNEASRMSIETGPYVFHYIIEGRVCYLTMCDRAYPKKLAFQYLEDLKNEFERVNGAQIETAARPYAFIKFDTFIQKTKKLYQDTRTQRNIAKLNDELYEVHQIMTRNVQEVLGVGEKLDQVSEMSSRLTSESRIYADKAKDLNRQALIRKWAPVAIVLGVVFVVFWLKTKLW; from the exons CCCGTGTTACTGATGGTCTTCCATTGGCGGAGGGACTGGATGATGGTCGTGATTTGAGAGATGCTGAGATGTACAAGCAACAAGTCAAGGCCTTGTTTAAGAATCTCTCGAGAGGCCAGAATGAGGCTTCAAGGATGTCAATTGAGACAGGACCTTATGTTTTCCA TTATATCATTGAAGGACGTGTTTGTTACTTGACAATGTGCGACCGTGCTTATCCCAAAAAGCTGGCCTTTCAATACTTGGAAGACCTCAAGAACGAATTTGAGCGTGTTAATGGGGCTCAGATTGAAACTGCTGCCAGGCCTTACGCTTTCATAAAATTTG ATACATTCAtacagaaaacaaagaaattgtaCCAGGACACGCGTACCCAGCGGAATATTGCCAAGTTGAATGATGAACTTTATGAGGTCCACCAGATAATGACCCGGAATGTGCAGGAAGTTCTTGGTGTTGGTGAAAAGTTGGACC AGGTCAGTGAAATGTCCAGTCGGTTGACATCAGAGTCGCGCATTTATGCTGATAAGGCAAAAGATTTGAATCGACAG GCTTTAATTCGGAAATGGGCTCCTGTGGCCATTGTGTTGGGGGTGGTCTTCGTTGTCTTTTGGCTCAAAACAAAGCTATGGTGA